In a genomic window of Pseudomonas putida:
- a CDS encoding TetR/AcrR family transcriptional regulator has translation MPMPERCSRFAEYRDKVLELFASKGFGQVGMRELATCLGLSPGSLYHHYPSKQHLLLDLIEEFYEELLATLGRIEQKAPAKRDRLGNLIRAHLNLHRDMPWHFRLAERDAGCLNDEQQARVRQLREQYERRLLKMLVARSRLEEPGLLAAGHAIAALLNNAPSWMSAHVLDEQAQDELLENMLSGAIERVLGPRRAPEALKLAKPCPIL, from the coding sequence ATGCCTATGCCTGAGCGCTGCTCGCGTTTCGCCGAGTACCGGGACAAGGTGCTGGAGTTGTTTGCCAGCAAGGGTTTCGGCCAGGTCGGCATGCGTGAGCTCGCCACGTGCCTGGGGCTGTCCCCGGGCTCGTTGTATCACCATTACCCGAGTAAACAGCACCTGCTGCTGGACCTGATCGAAGAGTTCTATGAAGAGCTGTTGGCCACCCTCGGGCGTATCGAACAGAAGGCACCGGCCAAGCGCGACCGGCTCGGCAACCTGATCCGTGCGCACCTGAATCTGCACCGCGACATGCCGTGGCACTTCCGCCTGGCGGAACGTGATGCCGGCTGTCTGAATGATGAGCAGCAGGCCCGGGTTCGGCAGTTGCGCGAGCAGTACGAACGGCGGTTGCTGAAGATGCTGGTCGCGCGATCGCGTCTCGAAGAGCCGGGGTTGCTGGCGGCCGGGCATGCGATTGCCGCCTTGCTCAACAATGCACCGAGCTGGATGTCGGCCCATGTGCTGGATGAACAGGCGCAGGATGAGCTGCTGGAAAACATGTTGAGCGGTGCGATTGAGCGGGTGCTCGGACCACGCCGTGCACCTGAAGCACTCAAACTGGCAAAACCATGCCCTATCCTGTAG
- a CDS encoding VOC family protein — protein sequence MKINPYLIFNGDCKAAFTFYAQCLKGQLEMMMTFGESPAAEHLPKDLHNLIIHTRLSVGDQAIMGSDTTPDRPTDDMSGCSISLNVDSIVEAERVFSALAEGGSVQMPLEATFWAARFGMLVDRFGVSWMVNCEKDQ from the coding sequence ATGAAAATCAATCCCTACCTCATCTTCAACGGCGACTGCAAAGCCGCGTTCACCTTCTATGCCCAATGCCTCAAAGGCCAGCTCGAAATGATGATGACCTTTGGCGAATCCCCTGCCGCCGAGCATCTGCCCAAGGACCTGCACAACCTGATCATCCACACGCGTCTGTCCGTGGGCGACCAGGCGATCATGGGCTCGGACACCACACCGGACCGGCCGACCGATGACATGAGTGGCTGCTCCATATCGCTGAATGTCGACAGCATCGTCGAGGCGGAACGTGTGTTTTCCGCGCTGGCGGAGGGAGGCAGTGTGCAAATGCCGTTGGAGGCCACCTTCTGGGCGGCGCGCTTTGGCATGCTGGTCGACCGCTTCGGCGTGTCGTGGATGGTCAATTGCGAGAAAGATCAGTAG
- a CDS encoding YbfB/YjiJ family MFS transporter translates to MASLSRPPELPRSRIWLPTFAGLCASLVSIGLARFAYTPLIPSLIQAHWFSASDVVTLGAANLVGYLIGALIGHPLARRTSNKTTLRLMMLAVTLAFFACAFPLSVSWFFGWRLLSGIAGGAIMVLVAATVLPHVPATRRGLASGAIFLGIGLGIAGSGTLVPPLLSLGLQQTWLGLGALALILTAISWFGWPSAAHPATATTPATVPAPPMKPGIYLLFAQYALMAAGLVPAMVFLVDYVARGLGAGQQVGAMVWVMYGLGAIAGPVSYGFLADRLGGRLSIRMVLVVQAMAVGLLSVSNTLAALALLAVIIGSFPPGIVPLALARVHELIPDPHQQQIAWSRATVSFATFQALAGFAYSALFNASGGQHALMFVIAAGLIVVALLLELAARLLRHPDKHSCVRPTIA, encoded by the coding sequence ATGGCCAGCCTCTCACGTCCTCCCGAACTCCCCCGCAGCAGAATCTGGTTGCCGACTTTCGCCGGCCTCTGCGCCAGTCTGGTCAGCATCGGCCTGGCGCGCTTTGCCTACACGCCGCTCATTCCCTCGCTGATCCAGGCCCACTGGTTTTCCGCCAGCGACGTGGTGACTCTCGGCGCCGCCAACCTGGTGGGCTACCTCATCGGTGCACTGATCGGCCATCCGCTGGCTCGCCGGACCTCCAATAAAACAACACTGCGCCTGATGATGCTGGCGGTGACCCTGGCGTTTTTTGCCTGTGCCTTCCCACTGTCGGTCAGTTGGTTCTTTGGCTGGCGCCTGCTTTCCGGGATTGCCGGTGGCGCGATCATGGTTCTGGTGGCCGCGACGGTGCTGCCCCATGTACCGGCCACTCGCAGAGGCCTGGCCAGTGGCGCGATCTTTCTTGGCATCGGCTTGGGCATCGCCGGCTCAGGGACCCTCGTACCGCCACTGCTGAGCCTGGGCTTGCAGCAAACCTGGCTGGGACTGGGAGCACTGGCATTGATCCTGACGGCGATCAGCTGGTTTGGCTGGCCTTCCGCCGCACACCCTGCAACAGCCACGACGCCAGCCACGGTCCCCGCGCCGCCGATGAAGCCAGGCATCTACCTGCTGTTTGCCCAATATGCGCTGATGGCGGCCGGACTGGTGCCCGCCATGGTATTCCTGGTGGATTACGTGGCCCGTGGGCTCGGTGCCGGGCAGCAGGTCGGAGCGATGGTCTGGGTGATGTATGGCCTTGGCGCGATTGCGGGACCTGTGAGCTATGGCTTTCTGGCCGATCGGCTGGGCGGCAGGCTGAGTATTCGAATGGTGCTGGTGGTACAGGCGATGGCCGTGGGCCTGCTGTCGGTTTCCAACACCCTCGCAGCACTGGCTTTGTTGGCGGTGATCATCGGCTCGTTTCCGCCGGGCATCGTGCCACTGGCGTTGGCCCGGGTTCACGAACTGATCCCCGACCCTCATCAACAACAGATCGCCTGGAGCCGCGCCACGGTGTCGTTCGCCACCTTTCAGGCGCTCGCGGGGTTCGCCTATTCGGCGCTGTTCAATGCCAGTGGCGGGCAACATGCGTTGATGTTCGTGATCGCGGCGGGGCTAATTGTCGTGGCGTTGCTTCTGGAGTTGGCAGCGCGTCTGCTGCGCCACCCGGACAAACACTCCTGTGTTCGCCCCACGATTGCTTGA
- a CDS encoding AraC family transcriptional regulator: MREKDSVAAYFVQAMIQGLGDQPQRVRAVLEEAGVDPALMQQPTARVPANAFAALWLIQIRELNDEFFRLDSHGMPPGAFALICRALIQEPDLHKAMRQCLANFALFLRDYRGTLTVRGKRAVISLDSHAANEDVGRFGEETFLVLMISLLCWLGGRRIPIDRADFRHQRLPLSDDPLLWGPNLTFGAERTEIEFASHYLRLPVVQDLASLKVFLRTAPQWLVIRFRNQHGLASQVHQRLRKSHYSDWPTLQAFALEQHLSPSTFRRKLEREGCSYQEIKDEVRRAVAFEQLRQSRASISDIAEHLGFQEPSAFHRAFKKWTGESPGRYRARFQDE, from the coding sequence ATGCGGGAAAAGGACTCGGTGGCCGCCTATTTCGTGCAGGCAATGATTCAGGGGCTGGGGGATCAGCCGCAGCGGGTGCGGGCCGTGCTCGAAGAGGCCGGCGTGGATCCGGCGCTGATGCAGCAGCCCACGGCGCGGGTGCCGGCCAATGCTTTTGCGGCGTTGTGGCTGATACAGATCCGTGAGCTCAATGATGAGTTCTTCAGACTCGACTCCCACGGCATGCCGCCGGGGGCATTTGCCCTGATTTGCCGGGCGTTGATCCAGGAGCCCGATCTGCACAAAGCCATGCGCCAGTGCCTGGCCAATTTCGCCCTGTTCCTGCGCGACTATCGTGGCACCCTCACCGTGCGCGGCAAGCGGGCGGTGATCAGCCTGGACAGCCACGCGGCAAACGAGGATGTCGGCCGTTTCGGCGAAGAAACCTTCCTGGTGCTGATGATCAGCCTGCTGTGCTGGCTGGGCGGGCGGCGCATTCCCATTGATCGAGCGGATTTCCGTCACCAGCGCCTGCCGCTGAGCGACGACCCTTTGCTCTGGGGGCCGAACCTGACCTTTGGCGCCGAACGCACCGAAATCGAATTCGCCAGTCATTACCTGCGACTGCCGGTGGTTCAGGACCTGGCGTCGCTGAAAGTGTTCCTGCGCACGGCCCCGCAATGGCTGGTGATCCGCTTCCGTAACCAGCACGGCCTGGCGTCACAGGTGCATCAGCGTTTGCGTAAAAGCCATTACAGCGACTGGCCGACCCTGCAAGCTTTCGCCCTCGAACAGCACCTGAGCCCCAGCACCTTCCGCCGCAAGCTGGAGCGCGAAGGCTGCTCCTATCAGGAGATCAAGGACGAAGTGCGCCGCGCGGTGGCGTTCGAACAATTGCGCCAGAGCCGCGCGAGCATCAGCGACATCGCCGAACACCTGGGCTTCCAGGAGCCCAGTGCCTTTCATCGGGCGTTCAAGAAGTGGACGGGGGAAAGTCCGGGACGCTATCGGGCGCGGTTTCAGGACGAGTGA
- a CDS encoding LysR family transcriptional regulator yields MNWDDARVFLAVCRESTLRGAARVLGVDQATVGRRITALEKSLSATLFLRTSEGYALTAVGEAAMRAVEKMEHSALELERRIQGLDDRLTGTVRVTTTDSLAIDFLIPAIARLHQKHPDVRVQLDASTQFLSLAKREADIAVRNTRPDNPDLIARRIARWPTGLFASQSYLDIHGIPEPGTAFEGHDLVVYQPYLQSGKDMNLVGEPLGRGRIVSSLSSSLLVRRAIAAGIGIGEIPVHLGQRDGLIRLWPERTRPSPYDVWLVTHGDLRHTAKVRAVIEEIVEGFSGTGE; encoded by the coding sequence ATGAACTGGGATGACGCACGGGTGTTTCTCGCGGTCTGCCGCGAATCGACGTTGCGCGGTGCCGCGCGGGTGCTGGGGGTGGATCAGGCCACAGTGGGGCGGCGGATAACGGCACTGGAAAAATCGCTGAGCGCGACGCTGTTCCTGCGCACTTCCGAAGGCTATGCGCTGACGGCCGTGGGGGAGGCGGCGATGCGTGCCGTGGAGAAAATGGAGCACTCGGCGCTGGAGCTGGAGCGGCGGATCCAGGGCCTGGACGATCGACTGACGGGCACCGTGCGCGTCACCACCACCGACTCCCTGGCCATCGATTTCCTGATTCCGGCCATTGCCCGCCTGCACCAGAAACATCCCGATGTGCGAGTGCAACTGGACGCCTCGACACAGTTCCTCAGCCTGGCCAAGCGCGAGGCCGACATCGCCGTGCGCAACACAAGGCCGGACAATCCGGACCTGATCGCCCGGCGCATCGCCCGCTGGCCGACCGGGCTGTTCGCTTCGCAGAGTTATTTGGACATCCATGGCATCCCCGAGCCGGGAACGGCGTTCGAAGGGCATGATCTGGTGGTGTACCAGCCGTATTTGCAGAGTGGCAAGGACATGAACCTGGTCGGTGAACCCCTGGGTCGTGGACGCATTGTCTCGAGCCTGAGTTCCAGCCTGCTGGTGCGCCGCGCCATTGCGGCCGGGATCGGGATTGGCGAAATCCCGGTGCATTTGGGGCAGAGGGACGGCTTGATCAGACTGTGGCCGGAACGTACCCGACCGTCGCCCTATGACGTATGGCTGGTAACCCACGGCGACCTGCGGCACACCGCGAAGGTGAGGGCGGTGATCGAGGAAATTGTCGAAGGTTTTTCCGGTACCGGCGAATAA
- a CDS encoding acyltransferase family protein, producing the protein MSVIKHQKNYEIEALRAIAVFLPVMGHLGNLLFWYPQIGNWSYGLWAGVDIFFCISGFVIANAFYKTFHSAARLEDKSTFVKEMVSFYIRRAYRIFPSAMLWLFIVSVLSVTFNQTGIFGSLKSNIFDGLSVAMFVSNIHFASCYASTLGNKLCGSNGIYWSISLEEQFYFLFPFLFFLKLRWIIWLGAAVLLGTGFMYFNSSSFLHVLYTRMDGILLGVCLAIFKNTKAYALIEPKFLADSAIKYFTAFALIAAILITPSNGGVIPFVFTMVTLLCTVTVWLGSYQGGYLFSEGKIRNVLAYIGARSFAIYLVHNPSFWLTREIWSRIEGVGFQFDAHYNIRFVLTAIVLIAVFAELNYRFVETPLRKRGIEKSKKYMTSKSSTREPAFV; encoded by the coding sequence ATGTCTGTCATAAAACACCAAAAAAATTATGAAATTGAGGCGCTGCGGGCTATCGCCGTCTTCCTCCCAGTTATGGGGCATCTGGGGAACTTGCTATTTTGGTACCCACAGATAGGTAACTGGTCCTACGGGCTGTGGGCTGGCGTCGATATATTTTTCTGTATATCAGGCTTCGTAATTGCCAATGCGTTTTACAAAACCTTTCATTCGGCCGCACGACTTGAAGACAAAAGCACTTTCGTAAAAGAGATGGTTTCTTTTTACATCCGAAGAGCTTACCGAATTTTCCCTTCTGCAATGTTGTGGCTATTCATAGTCAGCGTACTATCTGTAACATTCAATCAAACAGGTATATTCGGAAGCCTTAAATCGAACATTTTCGACGGACTGTCGGTAGCCATGTTCGTATCAAACATTCACTTTGCGAGCTGCTATGCCAGCACTCTCGGAAATAAACTCTGCGGAAGCAACGGTATTTACTGGAGCATCTCACTTGAAGAGCAGTTCTATTTCCTATTTCCATTTCTGTTCTTTCTAAAACTGCGCTGGATCATTTGGCTCGGCGCCGCCGTATTGCTTGGCACGGGCTTTATGTATTTCAATTCGTCGAGCTTTTTGCACGTTCTTTACACCAGAATGGATGGAATTCTACTTGGTGTATGCTTGGCAATTTTTAAAAACACCAAAGCCTACGCACTGATAGAGCCAAAATTTTTGGCAGACAGCGCAATCAAGTATTTCACCGCCTTCGCCTTGATAGCGGCAATTCTGATAACGCCATCAAATGGCGGCGTAATACCGTTTGTTTTCACAATGGTGACGCTGCTTTGCACCGTGACGGTATGGCTCGGGTCGTACCAGGGCGGCTATCTGTTCTCTGAAGGAAAAATCAGGAACGTCCTAGCCTATATTGGCGCCCGGTCTTTTGCCATTTATCTGGTTCACAACCCGTCGTTCTGGCTGACCAGAGAGATATGGTCGCGGATCGAGGGCGTAGGGTTTCAGTTCGACGCTCACTACAACATTCGGTTTGTATTAACCGCTATTGTCTTGATCGCTGTATTCGCCGAGTTAAACTACCGATTTGTAGAGACACCCCTCAGAAAACGAGGCATCGAAAAATCGAAAAAATATATGACGTCTAAATCCAGTACCCGTGAGCCTGCATTCGTTTAA
- a CDS encoding DUF3016 domain-containing protein — protein MRPTIARTLVALLPLIMVPIANAASSVEVDFKNPEKYTDASLDSPGYERGADSYVMKELRSYFQKLGERYLPPGQQLQIEIRNIDLAGRFEPWRPNAYDVRFMRDITWPSIDLHYVLKQDGEIVSQADARVVDQLYLQRPGRANRSDRLYSEKAMLSDWFVRQFGGEHQVGQISHP, from the coding sequence ATGCGCCCCACCATCGCTCGCACCCTGGTCGCTCTTTTGCCACTGATCATGGTGCCGATTGCCAACGCCGCGTCTTCGGTCGAAGTCGACTTCAAGAATCCCGAAAAATACACCGACGCCAGCCTGGACAGCCCGGGTTATGAACGGGGTGCGGATTCTTATGTCATGAAAGAACTACGCAGCTACTTCCAGAAACTGGGCGAGCGCTACCTGCCACCCGGCCAGCAGCTGCAAATTGAAATACGCAACATCGACCTGGCCGGTCGTTTCGAACCCTGGCGACCAAACGCCTACGACGTTCGCTTCATGCGCGACATCACCTGGCCAAGCATCGACCTGCATTACGTGCTCAAACAAGATGGGGAGATCGTGAGCCAGGCCGATGCCAGGGTTGTTGATCAGCTTTACCTGCAACGTCCGGGAAGAGCCAATAGAAGTGACCGCTTGTACTCCGAGAAGGCGATGCTTTCGGATTGGTTTGTCAGGCAGTTTGGGGGGGAGCATCAGGTGGGGCAAATATCACACCCATGA
- a CDS encoding alpha/beta hydrolase: MPTALFTRLRRRWLPLLCMAALVVGLPVSCGALKYKERELLFRIEPGTASWYRGLPQDVQEFDIKPASFKAGQNLHAWWWPAARRDAPSILYLHGVRWNLTGQAFRIEQLRAMGYSVLAIDYRGFGQSQGDLPSEASVYEDARAAWERFTVMQPDAGKRLIYGHSLGGAVAINLAADLAAQAKKQKTAVPVRGLVIESSFTSLGDAVAEVAGNNLPVNWLPVRWLLSQKFDSIDKIVDIDMPLLVVHGLADPFMPSRFSQQLFNAAHEPKRLLLIPGGTHNNSMSLGGSEYRQALEGLLKNRSPQIAGPNIARPAQDS, from the coding sequence ATGCCCACTGCCCTTTTCACTCGTCTGCGCCGACGCTGGCTGCCGCTGCTGTGCATGGCGGCTCTGGTGGTCGGCCTGCCGGTGAGTTGCGGTGCGCTCAAGTACAAGGAGCGCGAACTGCTGTTTCGCATCGAGCCGGGCACGGCGAGCTGGTATCGCGGCTTGCCACAGGATGTTCAGGAGTTCGACATCAAGCCTGCCAGCTTCAAGGCCGGACAAAACCTGCATGCCTGGTGGTGGCCGGCCGCCCGTCGCGACGCGCCTTCGATCCTCTACCTGCACGGTGTGCGCTGGAACCTCACCGGCCAGGCGTTCCGCATCGAGCAGTTGCGCGCCATGGGTTATTCGGTGCTGGCGATCGACTACCGCGGATTTGGACAGAGCCAAGGTGACTTGCCGTCGGAAGCCAGTGTTTACGAAGACGCCCGGGCGGCCTGGGAGCGCTTCACAGTGATGCAACCGGACGCCGGCAAACGCCTGATCTACGGTCATTCCCTGGGTGGCGCGGTGGCCATCAATCTCGCGGCGGACCTGGCCGCACAAGCGAAAAAGCAAAAGACTGCGGTGCCGGTGCGCGGCCTGGTGATCGAATCGTCCTTCACTTCGCTGGGCGATGCCGTCGCCGAAGTGGCCGGCAACAACCTGCCCGTCAACTGGTTGCCGGTGCGTTGGCTGCTCTCGCAGAAATTCGATTCCATCGACAAAATCGTCGACATCGACATGCCGCTGCTGGTGGTCCACGGCCTGGCCGATCCGTTTATGCCATCGCGCTTCAGCCAGCAGTTGTTCAATGCCGCCCACGAACCCAAGCGCCTGCTGCTGATCCCCGGCGGGACGCATAACAACAGCATGAGCCTGGGCGGTAGCGAGTATCGCCAGGCGCTGGAGGGTTTGCTGAAAAACCGGTCGCCACAGATCGCCGGGCCGAACATTGCACGGCCCGCACAAGACTCCTGA
- a CDS encoding 3-hydroxybutyryl-CoA dehydrogenase: MNLQNIGVIGAGTMGNGIAQVCALAGFNVTLLDISESALQKAIATVGKNLDRQVAKETLTLEQKTAALGRIRTSTDYSNLVGAQMVIEAATENLELKLRVLQQIAAQVSADCVIASNTSSLSITQLAASVSQPERFIGLHFFNPVPVMGLIEVIRGLQTSDATHAMALDMATALGKTAITAGNRPGFVVNRILVPMINEAILVFQEGLASAEDIDAGMRLGCNQPIGPLALADLIGLDTLLAIMEAFYDGFNDSKYRPAPLLKEMVAAGYLGRKTGRGFHAYA; encoded by the coding sequence ATGAATCTGCAAAACATCGGCGTGATCGGCGCCGGCACCATGGGCAACGGTATTGCGCAAGTCTGCGCCCTGGCCGGTTTCAATGTGACCCTGCTCGACATCTCCGAGAGCGCCCTGCAAAAAGCCATCGCGACCGTGGGCAAAAACCTCGATCGCCAGGTGGCCAAGGAAACGCTGACGCTGGAGCAGAAAACCGCTGCCCTGGGCAGGATCCGCACCAGCACCGACTACAGCAACCTGGTGGGGGCGCAGATGGTGATCGAGGCCGCCACCGAAAACCTCGAACTGAAACTGCGGGTGCTGCAGCAGATCGCCGCGCAGGTCAGCGCCGACTGCGTGATCGCCTCCAATACGTCGTCGCTGTCCATCACCCAGTTGGCCGCCAGCGTCAGCCAGCCTGAACGCTTCATCGGCCTGCACTTCTTCAACCCGGTGCCGGTGATGGGCCTGATCGAAGTGATCCGCGGCCTGCAAACCAGCGACGCCACCCACGCCATGGCACTGGACATGGCGACGGCACTGGGCAAGACCGCCATCACTGCCGGCAACCGTCCGGGATTCGTGGTCAACCGGATCCTGGTACCGATGATCAACGAAGCGATCCTGGTGTTTCAGGAAGGTCTGGCCAGTGCCGAAGACATCGACGCCGGCATGCGCCTGGGCTGCAACCAGCCTATCGGCCCGCTGGCCCTGGCGGATCTGATCGGCCTGGATACCTTGCTGGCGATCATGGAAGCCTTCTACGACGGCTTCAACGACAGCAAATACCGCCCGGCGCCGCTGCTTAAAGAAATGGTCGCCGCCGGTTATCTGGGACGCAAAACGGGGCGCGGCTTCCATGCCTATGCCTGA
- a CDS encoding DUF2514 family protein, producing the protein MNLFLRIFPYIAAVALVAGALFVAYHHGLSVKDAEWQSAWSDRDTRDARAKAENEAAARVREQAYQQSINKAVQDGQRIIEQATADAATARASADGLRGAADDLAARLAASEASGHSCTAAASKAAARAAAVLADVLKRADQRAGELAEVADQARARGMTCEQAYDALGK; encoded by the coding sequence ATGAACCTGTTTCTGCGAATCTTTCCTTACATAGCAGCGGTCGCTCTGGTGGCCGGCGCTCTGTTCGTAGCCTACCACCACGGGCTGTCAGTGAAAGACGCTGAATGGCAGTCGGCCTGGAGCGATCGAGATACCCGTGACGCCCGGGCCAAGGCCGAAAACGAAGCCGCCGCCCGGGTACGGGAGCAGGCCTACCAACAATCAATCAACAAGGCGGTTCAGGATGGCCAACGCATCATCGAGCAAGCAACTGCTGATGCTGCCACTGCTCGCGCTTCTGCTGACGGCCTGCGCGGAGCAGCCGACGACCTTGCCGCTCGACTCGCAGCCAGTGAAGCCAGCGGCCATTCCTGCACTGCCGCCGCAAGCAAGGCAGCTGCCCGCGCCGCCGCTGTGCTTGCCGACGTGCTCAAGCGCGCTGACCAGCGAGCGGGCGAACTGGCTGAAGTTGCTGACCAAGCCAGAGCCAGGGGAATGACCTGCGAGCAGGCGTATGACGCTCTGGGTAAATAG
- a CDS encoding pirin family protein yields the protein MLTLRKASDRGMANHGWLKSFHTFSFANYRNPKEQGFSDLLVINDDRVAAGKGFGQHPHRDMEIFSYVLDGALEHKDTLGTGSVIRPGDVQLMSAGSGVAHSEFNHSDKRPVHFLQIWIVPEVSGAKPRYQQEHFSPQKKRGRLQLIISPDGAKGSLKVRQDARVYAGLIDGQESATLELAANRYAYVHVARGSVELNGMQLQEGDGVRVREEQVLTLSNGVDAEVLVFDLRPQELPEMP from the coding sequence ATGCTGACGCTTCGCAAGGCTTCTGATCGCGGCATGGCCAATCATGGCTGGTTGAAGTCGTTCCACACCTTCTCCTTCGCCAATTACCGCAACCCGAAAGAACAGGGTTTTTCCGACCTGCTGGTGATCAACGATGACCGCGTGGCGGCCGGTAAAGGCTTTGGCCAGCACCCGCACCGCGACATGGAGATTTTTTCCTACGTGCTCGACGGTGCGCTGGAGCACAAGGACACCCTGGGCACAGGTTCGGTGATTCGCCCCGGCGATGTGCAGTTGATGAGTGCCGGCAGCGGCGTGGCTCACAGTGAGTTCAATCACTCGGACAAACGCCCGGTGCACTTCCTGCAAATCTGGATCGTGCCTGAGGTCAGCGGCGCCAAACCGCGCTACCAGCAGGAGCACTTCAGCCCGCAGAAGAAACGCGGCCGCCTGCAATTGATCATCTCCCCCGATGGCGCCAAGGGTTCGCTCAAGGTACGCCAGGATGCGCGGGTGTATGCCGGTCTGATCGATGGCCAGGAAAGCGCCACCCTGGAACTGGCGGCCAATCGTTACGCCTATGTGCATGTGGCGCGGGGCAGCGTTGAACTTAACGGCATGCAGTTGCAGGAAGGTGATGGCGTGCGGGTTCGTGAAGAGCAGGTGCTGACCTTGAGCAATGGTGTGGATGCCGAGGTGCTGGTGTTTGACCTGCGGCCGCAGGAATTGCCTGAGATGCCATAA
- a CDS encoding NAD(P)H-quinone oxidoreductase, which translates to MTLPQTMTHIEITQPGGPQVLQPRQVPVPTPAAGEVLIRVHAAGVNRPDVLQRAGQYPMKPGMNPIPGLEVAGEVVAVGAGVSDFAIGDRVCALTNGGGYAQYSVVPASQALPIPEGMDWLHAAAIPETYFTVWANLFEMGGARKGKRALIHGGTSGIGTTALMLCREFGIEAFATAGSEEKCVVVRELGAEAINYREQDFARVIAEKTSGQGVDVVLDIMGGSYLNNNVVALAMEGRLVMLGFLGGAVAKEIDLLAIMAKRASVTGSLLRSRTKEEKAEIARQLREHVWPVLAAGRCLPMIDKVYPLADAALAHARMEAGEHVGKIVLSVD; encoded by the coding sequence ATGACACTGCCCCAAACCATGACCCACATCGAAATCACCCAACCCGGCGGCCCGCAAGTGCTGCAACCGCGCCAGGTACCGGTTCCCACACCGGCTGCCGGTGAGGTGCTGATCCGCGTGCACGCTGCCGGGGTCAATCGTCCCGATGTGCTGCAGCGCGCTGGCCAGTACCCGATGAAACCCGGGATGAATCCGATTCCGGGGCTGGAAGTGGCCGGAGAAGTGGTGGCCGTCGGCGCCGGTGTCAGCGACTTTGCGATCGGCGACAGGGTCTGTGCGCTGACCAATGGCGGCGGGTATGCGCAGTACAGCGTGGTGCCGGCCAGCCAGGCCTTGCCGATTCCCGAGGGCATGGACTGGCTGCACGCCGCGGCGATTCCGGAAACCTACTTCACCGTCTGGGCCAACCTGTTCGAGATGGGCGGCGCACGCAAGGGCAAGCGCGCCTTGATTCATGGCGGGACCAGCGGGATTGGTACTACCGCGCTGATGCTCTGCCGCGAGTTCGGCATCGAGGCCTTCGCCACGGCGGGCAGTGAAGAGAAATGCGTGGTGGTGCGCGAACTGGGCGCCGAAGCGATCAACTATCGCGAACAGGATTTTGCCCGGGTCATCGCTGAAAAGACCTCGGGACAGGGTGTGGATGTGGTGCTCGACATCATGGGTGGCTCGTACCTGAACAACAACGTCGTGGCCCTGGCCATGGAAGGTCGGCTGGTGATGCTGGGGTTCCTCGGTGGTGCGGTGGCCAAGGAGATCGATCTGCTGGCGATCATGGCCAAGCGTGCCTCGGTCACAGGATCGCTGCTGCGTTCACGGACGAAGGAAGAGAAAGCCGAAATTGCACGGCAGTTGCGCGAACACGTTTGGCCAGTGCTGGCGGCGGGTCGGTGTTTGCCGATGATCGATAAGGTTTATCCGTTGGCCGATGCAGCGCTGGCCCATGCGCGGATGGAGGCTGGGGAGCATGTGGGCAAGATTGTGTTGAGTGTGGATTGA